The Pseudanabaena galeata CCNP1313 genome includes a region encoding these proteins:
- a CDS encoding endonuclease domain-containing protein — MLQTDNHLPYNPKLGDRAKELRKNMTKAERKLWYDYLRHLSTRFYRQRPIDNFIVDFYCPALKLVIEIDGDTHNSQDARDYDLERSQRLEGYGLQVVRFTNEEVLADFEGVCLRIENFTL; from the coding sequence ATGCTCCAAACCGACAACCATCTGCCTTACAACCCAAAACTAGGCGATCGCGCTAAAGAACTTCGCAAAAATATGACCAAAGCAGAGCGAAAACTTTGGTATGACTATCTTCGCCACCTTTCCACCAGATTTTATCGACAAAGACCCATCGATAACTTCATCGTAGACTTCTATTGCCCAGCCTTAAAGCTAGTGATTGAAATTGATGGCGACACGCACAACAGTCAAGATGCGAGAGATTATGACTTGGAGCGATCGCAGAGATTAGAAGGTTATGGATTGCAAGTAGTAAGGTTTACAAATGAAGAAGTTTTAGCTGACTTTGAAGGGGTTTGTTTGAGAATTGAAAATTTCACTCTATAG
- a CDS encoding cytochrome c biogenesis protein CcdA — protein sequence MLQFIDTFLGGLPNWFYQLEQWTDALVNSQLNQASWTSIGVVFLAGLVTSLTPCTLSMLPLTIGYIGGYESKSTWTSALQSAWFCLGFAIALTGFGLTAALLGKIYGQTAWGWSVVMGIIAIAMGLQLLEVISFRLPSFGNWEVSQNLPQGLRSLLIGLSFGFVASPCSTPVLVTLLAWVSGSGNLLVGTEFLLAYAIGSVLPLAIAGTFTGLIKQFLELRRWSSWLNWGSGLILIGFGTLSILSKIA from the coding sequence ATGCTGCAATTTATTGATACTTTCTTGGGTGGTCTACCAAACTGGTTTTATCAACTTGAACAATGGACTGATGCTTTGGTGAATAGCCAACTCAATCAAGCCTCATGGACAAGCATTGGCGTAGTGTTTTTAGCAGGACTGGTCACCAGTCTGACCCCTTGCACCTTGTCAATGTTGCCACTCACGATTGGCTATATTGGCGGCTATGAATCTAAAAGTACATGGACATCGGCGCTGCAATCAGCATGGTTTTGTCTCGGCTTTGCGATCGCCCTCACGGGTTTTGGACTGACCGCCGCGCTTCTCGGTAAAATTTATGGACAAACGGCTTGGGGGTGGTCGGTGGTGATGGGAATAATCGCGATCGCGATGGGATTGCAACTATTGGAAGTGATTTCTTTCCGTTTACCCAGCTTTGGGAATTGGGAAGTATCTCAAAATTTGCCACAGGGATTACGATCGCTATTAATCGGATTATCTTTTGGGTTTGTGGCTTCGCCTTGCAGCACCCCCGTATTAGTCACCCTTTTAGCTTGGGTGTCAGGCTCAGGAAATTTGCTGGTGGGTACAGAATTTCTACTTGCCTATGCGATCGGCTCTGTATTGCCATTAGCGATCGCAGGGACATTTACAGGGCTAATTAAACAGTTTTTAGAATTGCGCCGTTGGTCAAGTTGGCTCAATTGGGGAAGTGGGCTTATTTTGATTGGGTTCGGCACACTTTCCATTTTGAGCAAGATTGCCTAA
- a CDS encoding DUF3352 domain-containing protein, translating into MSKSSRTNKSAKQKQSAMLIYIGIGAAVIAAGAGGAYFYFTQKAQAIKGILGAAAAIPQEAQVVMAFNTQTEPWNKLAQFGTPASQKLISESITKSPLNSLLVQSKTEYSRDVQPWLEGYIITALVPNAAQPQAPAATLVIAPTRDRSKSDAFLSKYREALAQQGAKFTAKQYKDVTYYESPTRDPNNSVVTADIGGQYVAIATSPKLIQQAIDTYKGSSPSLAKKPIFAKIYGANNQTKLVEPLVQVYLDGEVALEFIGSQANLNLNEAAIAQSKRELDAMTLTGGTQKEGLRFEINTYLKNDNSNPLANNEAKVLNLLPQETFLLVSGVNLYQSWQSLVAQAKGNSSSAQLIEQIRKAVKDSTKLDLDQDILKWMNGEFAIAAIPNNQGILANPGFGFVAIAQASDQNAAKTALDKIDKVAQTNSGGLLPKGVDLKPKQIGDKSVITWAIGNTNVATRGTLDNNFVFWSMGDLVNTFVPKPANSLPESSSFKILTTDIPKSNGGYFYLNMTTALSLADRLLPPEVKSNPSFTEIRSVLDAINGIAVTSTNVDAKTTRLDFLFTLKPTPGN; encoded by the coding sequence ATGTCAAAGTCATCTAGAACCAACAAATCTGCTAAACAAAAGCAATCAGCAATGCTGATATATATCGGTATTGGGGCAGCCGTGATCGCCGCAGGAGCAGGGGGTGCGTATTTCTATTTTACGCAGAAAGCACAGGCGATTAAAGGGATTTTAGGTGCGGCGGCGGCGATCCCTCAAGAAGCACAAGTAGTGATGGCTTTTAATACCCAAACTGAGCCTTGGAATAAACTTGCCCAATTTGGCACGCCTGCCTCGCAAAAGCTAATCAGTGAAAGTATTACTAAGTCACCGTTAAATTCGTTGCTAGTCCAGAGCAAAACTGAATATAGTCGCGATGTGCAGCCTTGGTTAGAGGGTTATATCATTACGGCGCTTGTCCCAAATGCGGCACAGCCACAAGCACCTGCGGCAACTTTAGTAATCGCCCCAACCCGCGATCGCAGCAAGTCTGATGCTTTTTTGTCAAAATACCGTGAAGCCTTAGCCCAACAAGGGGCAAAATTTACCGCTAAGCAATATAAGGACGTTACCTATTACGAGTCCCCCACACGCGACCCTAATAACAGCGTGGTCACAGCAGACATTGGTGGACAATATGTAGCGATCGCCACCAGCCCAAAATTGATCCAACAAGCGATCGATACCTACAAAGGCAGCAGTCCATCCCTTGCCAAGAAACCGATCTTTGCCAAGATTTATGGGGCAAACAATCAAACTAAACTGGTTGAGCCATTAGTGCAAGTTTATCTTGATGGGGAAGTTGCCCTTGAGTTTATCGGCTCTCAAGCTAATCTCAATCTCAACGAAGCAGCGATCGCGCAGTCAAAGCGAGAACTCGATGCCATGACTTTGACGGGTGGTACTCAGAAAGAAGGCTTGCGGTTTGAGATTAATACTTATCTCAAGAATGATAATTCTAATCCCCTTGCCAATAACGAAGCCAAGGTTCTCAATCTCTTACCACAGGAAACATTTTTATTAGTTTCGGGCGTAAATCTCTATCAGTCTTGGCAATCGCTAGTCGCCCAAGCCAAGGGGAACTCCAGTTCCGCGCAACTGATTGAGCAGATTCGCAAAGCCGTAAAAGATAGTACTAAACTCGATCTCGATCAGGATATTCTCAAATGGATGAATGGTGAATTTGCGATCGCCGCCATTCCTAATAATCAAGGAATCTTAGCGAATCCGGGGTTTGGATTTGTGGCGATCGCTCAAGCCAGCGATCAGAATGCTGCTAAGACAGCCCTTGATAAAATCGATAAGGTTGCCCAAACAAATTCTGGCGGGTTACTGCCCAAAGGAGTTGATCTTAAACCCAAGCAAATTGGTGACAAATCGGTGATTACTTGGGCGATCGGTAATACCAATGTGGCAACACGCGGCACGTTAGATAATAACTTTGTGTTCTGGTCTATGGGCGATCTTGTCAATACCTTTGTGCCAAAACCTGCTAACAGCCTACCTGAAAGTAGTTCTTTCAAAATTCTCACTACCGACATTCCTAAATCCAATGGCGGCTATTTCTATCTGAATATGACTACGGCGCTATCCCTTGCCGATCGCCTCTTGCCACCTGAAGTCAAGTCTAATCCTAGTTTTACTGAAATTCGGTCTGTACTTGATGCCATTAACGGCATTGCCGTGACTTCTACCAATGTTGATGCTAAAACAACCCGCCTAGATTTCTTATTTACGCTGAAGCCCACCCCTGGGAATTAG
- a CDS encoding methyltransferase domain-containing protein translates to MPSFQIRTNQDELMDDFSIQDERLTDALEQLRPINQLLGGYATTMEVLAPFLKKRARSNQTTRILDIGTGIGDFPEYIVRWAAAQSPAINVEIVAIDANPVTVDYAREALKKRLPPDLQAKIKVEVADALALPYADDEFDVAIAAMFLHHFAHENAVQIVRSMQRISKQGILINDLHRHPLAYYGIYALTRLLPAVQMVRNDAPLSVLRGFKSPELKNIAESAGLVDFSLKWRYAFRWVLHTI, encoded by the coding sequence ATGCCTTCATTTCAAATCCGCACCAATCAAGATGAATTGATGGATGATTTCTCCATTCAGGATGAACGTCTCACCGATGCCTTAGAACAACTGCGCCCCATTAACCAACTTCTAGGCGGATATGCCACCACAATGGAAGTTCTCGCGCCTTTTCTCAAAAAGAGAGCGCGATCAAATCAAACTACGCGCATTCTTGATATCGGCACTGGTATTGGCGATTTCCCTGAATATATCGTGCGTTGGGCTGCGGCTCAGTCCCCTGCAATCAATGTCGAAATTGTGGCGATCGATGCTAATCCTGTAACCGTTGATTATGCCCGCGAAGCTCTCAAAAAGCGATTACCACCAGATCTACAAGCAAAAATCAAAGTAGAAGTTGCTGATGCTTTAGCGCTACCCTATGCAGATGACGAGTTTGATGTGGCGATCGCAGCGATGTTTTTGCATCACTTTGCCCATGAGAATGCTGTACAAATTGTGCGATCGATGCAGCGTATCTCGAAGCAAGGTATTCTGATTAATGATTTGCATCGACATCCCCTTGCCTATTATGGAATCTATGCCCTCACAAGGCTATTACCTGCGGTGCAAATGGTTCGCAATGATGCCCCTCTGTCGGTTTTGCGTGGATTTAAATCCCCTGAGTTAAAAAATATTGCCGAGTCCGCAGGATTAGTTGATTTCTCTCTCAAATGGCGCTATGCCTTTCGTTGGGTGCTGCATACAATTTAG
- a CDS encoding ATP-binding protein: MAKRKHSKSSPAKQQPITKEHPISANHEQDALWRQRQWVKLFAEVTLKIRQSLQFKEILRATVTEVQRILQADRVLIYQVLPDGTGRAISEAVLPDYPALLDLAFPEEVFPTEYQNLYAKGRVRAIADVHDPKAGLSQCLIEFTNQFNIKAKLIVPILQNLNSHQQNEAIAPNQLWGLVIAHHCDLPHHWVDFELELMQQLADQISIALAQAQLLEHLEEIVEVRTAELQEVNRSLQQEINDRMLAEAALRRSEEQLRLITNALPVLIAYVDEHQRYRFNNKAYEDWLGQSPSDIYGSNIQTVWGSECYERMQIHVKLALLGQAVTYENEITLKDGLPCSVNVTYIPHLDEQNKVIGFFALTSDISDRKAIERMKDEFIAVVSHELRTPLTSLHSALKILATGRLGNLSRDGKQMLEIADDNTERLVRLVNNVLDLQRIESGEVQMEKQICNVSALMIQATESMQPMAQQQGVILAAKPIDIEILVDSDYIVQALTNLLSNAIKFSSTDGTVWLTADRKSDNEVLFSVQDEGQGIPSDKLESIFERFQQVDSSDSRRKGGTGLGLTICRKIIEQHEGKIWAESILGKGSTFSFTLPLLPPSQE; this comes from the coding sequence ATGGCTAAACGCAAACATTCCAAATCTAGCCCAGCAAAACAGCAACCTATTACTAAAGAGCATCCGATCTCTGCAAATCACGAGCAAGATGCGTTATGGCGACAAAGGCAATGGGTGAAGTTGTTTGCGGAAGTTACGCTGAAAATTCGCCAATCCTTGCAGTTTAAGGAGATCTTACGAGCAACCGTAACGGAAGTCCAGCGAATCTTACAGGCTGATCGCGTCCTAATTTACCAAGTTTTACCCGATGGCACTGGAAGAGCTATTAGTGAAGCCGTTCTCCCCGATTATCCAGCCCTTCTCGATTTGGCATTTCCTGAAGAAGTTTTTCCTACGGAATACCAAAACCTATATGCTAAGGGACGAGTGAGGGCGATCGCCGATGTCCATGATCCTAAAGCTGGCTTATCTCAATGCTTAATTGAATTTACCAATCAGTTCAATATCAAAGCTAAGTTAATCGTCCCGATTCTGCAAAATCTCAATTCCCATCAACAAAATGAAGCTATTGCTCCCAATCAGCTATGGGGGCTGGTGATTGCCCACCACTGCGATCTCCCTCATCATTGGGTTGATTTTGAACTGGAACTAATGCAACAACTTGCCGATCAGATCAGCATTGCCCTAGCACAAGCTCAATTATTGGAACATCTCGAAGAAATTGTGGAAGTACGCACTGCGGAGTTACAAGAAGTCAACCGTAGTCTTCAGCAAGAAATCAACGATCGGATGTTAGCTGAGGCGGCTTTGAGGCGTAGTGAAGAACAGTTGCGACTAATCACCAATGCGTTGCCAGTTCTGATTGCCTATGTCGATGAACATCAGCGCTATCGCTTTAACAACAAAGCTTATGAAGATTGGCTAGGACAGTCACCATCTGATATTTATGGTAGCAACATCCAAACTGTTTGGGGTTCTGAATGTTATGAACGAATGCAAATCCATGTGAAGTTAGCATTATTAGGACAAGCAGTTACCTACGAAAATGAAATCACCTTAAAGGATGGACTACCCTGCTCGGTGAATGTTACCTATATCCCTCACCTTGATGAACAAAACAAAGTTATTGGGTTCTTTGCGCTAACTAGTGATATTAGCGATCGCAAAGCGATCGAACGCATGAAAGATGAATTTATTGCCGTAGTCAGTCATGAATTACGCACACCCTTAACATCTCTACATAGTGCTTTAAAAATTTTGGCAACTGGACGCTTAGGCAACTTGTCTAGAGATGGCAAGCAAATGCTAGAAATCGCTGATGACAATACAGAACGATTGGTGCGCTTAGTTAATAATGTCCTTGATTTGCAGCGAATTGAGTCAGGGGAAGTGCAAATGGAAAAGCAGATCTGTAATGTTTCTGCTTTAATGATTCAAGCTACGGAATCTATGCAACCAATGGCTCAACAGCAGGGTGTAATTTTGGCGGCGAAGCCTATCGACATCGAGATTTTAGTTGATTCTGATTATATTGTTCAAGCCCTTACCAATCTACTCAGTAATGCGATCAAATTCTCGTCAACTGATGGTACTGTTTGGTTAACTGCTGATCGCAAATCTGATAACGAAGTATTATTTTCAGTTCAAGATGAAGGACAAGGAATTCCGTCGGACAAATTAGAAAGTATTTTTGAAAGATTTCAGCAAGTAGACTCATCGGATTCAAGGCGTAAGGGGGGAACGGGACTAGGACTAACCATCTGTCGCAAGATCATTGAACAACATGAAGGTAAAATTTGGGCTGAAAGTATTCTCGGTAAAGGCAGTACATTTTCGTTTACTTTACCTTTATTACCCCCTTCCCAAGAATAG
- a CDS encoding lysozyme inhibitor LprI family protein, producing MKIFLYSLTIALGLSCIAIAPVASQTISKSQQFGVAPPACEKEAQLYLNICASRWAKTADFLRSLIYDEVYSQIPKARQSQLKAVEKTWNSYRDIHCKELSEPFRKGSIYPLLYFSCRARLTNDRIADLQGTGNSQLTSDVTTQRLAKILKRDNIQNSAGQRQWLLYQAQHCQIESLISLDNSRSVKQCRDRLAEGRLRQLEAMLGTR from the coding sequence ATGAAAATTTTTTTATATTCTTTAACGATCGCCCTAGGACTATCCTGTATCGCGATCGCTCCTGTAGCATCACAAACGATCTCGAAATCTCAACAGTTTGGAGTTGCTCCGCCAGCCTGCGAGAAAGAAGCCCAGCTTTACCTAAACATTTGCGCTTCTCGTTGGGCAAAAACTGCTGATTTCTTGCGATCGCTAATTTATGACGAAGTTTATAGTCAGATCCCTAAAGCTAGACAGTCCCAACTCAAAGCAGTCGAAAAAACTTGGAATTCCTATCGAGATATTCATTGTAAGGAGTTGAGTGAACCATTCCGTAAAGGCTCCATTTATCCTCTCTTGTATTTCAGTTGTCGAGCGAGACTGACTAATGATCGCATTGCTGATTTACAAGGGACGGGTAATTCTCAGCTTACGTCAGATGTCACCACCCAAAGGCTAGCTAAAATTCTGAAGCGGGACAATATACAAAATTCTGCGGGGCAGCGTCAATGGTTGCTCTACCAAGCACAGCACTGTCAGATTGAATCATTAATTTCTCTGGATAACTCGCGATCGGTCAAGCAATGTCGCGATCGCCTAGCCGAAGGTCGGCTTCGGCAGTTAGAAGCAATGCTTGGTACTCGATAA
- a CDS encoding type III polyketide synthase, with protein MYTVLEAIATSNPAYKLTQSEAADFMLKTESLSASIRKRIPSIYANSGIDYRFSCIPDYGGDLQKFELYPDNWELTPTPTTFSRNQKYEIHAPKLALQAAQQAIAETENLRAQDITHLIVVSCTGFSAPGIDIHLIKQLGLSYTISRTMIGFMGCHAAFNGLRTAHAICQSDRHAKVLLVCVELCSLHFQVADTLENTIINAIFSDGAAAAILTSRPFSEAEGKLAYTDGSSLLIENTEELMNWTIGDTGFLMGLSPKVPDVVVGHLPNYLQTFLSQHHLTSEDLDFWAIHPGGRRIIEKIQSACELSDRMVADSYEILRRYGNMSSPTILFILKEILTKHQVGASPFQNGIALAFGPGLSIEGCLFQKV; from the coding sequence ATGTATACAGTTTTAGAAGCGATCGCTACTAGCAATCCTGCTTATAAGCTCACGCAATCCGAAGCCGCCGACTTTATGTTAAAGACAGAAAGTTTATCGGCTTCTATTAGAAAAAGAATTCCATCAATTTATGCAAATTCAGGAATTGATTATCGCTTTAGTTGCATTCCAGACTATGGCGGCGATCTCCAAAAATTTGAACTCTATCCTGATAATTGGGAACTCACACCCACACCAACCACCTTTAGTCGCAATCAAAAATATGAAATCCATGCACCTAAACTTGCGCTGCAAGCAGCACAACAAGCGATCGCTGAAACAGAAAATCTTCGCGCTCAAGACATTACCCATTTAATAGTCGTCAGTTGTACGGGCTTTTCGGCTCCTGGTATTGATATTCACCTGATCAAGCAACTAGGGCTTTCCTATACAATTTCTCGGACGATGATTGGATTTATGGGCTGTCATGCCGCCTTTAATGGACTTAGAACTGCCCATGCGATTTGTCAAAGCGATCGCCATGCCAAAGTTCTTTTAGTTTGTGTGGAGTTATGTTCATTGCATTTTCAAGTGGCTGACACTCTAGAGAATACGATTATTAATGCTATCTTTTCCGATGGAGCCGCCGCCGCTATTTTAACTTCTCGCCCATTCTCTGAAGCTGAAGGAAAGCTTGCCTATACCGATGGATCGAGTCTACTCATAGAAAACACTGAAGAACTAATGAATTGGACAATTGGTGATACGGGCTTTTTGATGGGTCTATCTCCGAAAGTTCCTGATGTAGTGGTAGGACATTTACCTAATTATCTACAAACTTTTTTAAGTCAACATCATCTCACCTCAGAGGATCTAGATTTTTGGGCGATTCATCCAGGGGGGAGACGAATTATTGAAAAGATTCAATCTGCTTGTGAGCTTAGCGATCGCATGGTTGCCGATTCCTATGAGATTTTGCGACGTTATGGGAATATGAGTTCGCCAACGATTCTATTTATTCTTAAAGAGATTTTAACCAAGCATCAAGTAGGCGCAAGTCCATTTCAAAATGGGATTGCCTTAGCCTTTGGTCCTGGACTATCGATTGAAGGTTGTTTATTTCAAAAAGTTTAA
- a CDS encoding NfeD family protein, whose amino-acid sequence MTVTTIMRTDLERLLISEAELLELTGFDRQQILPSLKLTSRQIKIQRAIALGVTAINFISFASIFLPPLRIAGVIFLISLILGALSLAIEFVEVTVLFFCVALGATIYSLYILTGAPLGIVFLCLGLAIASGIIALLLTRLIMQQWRMSKNLHRQKGIPKVILRLFTEVDKCNKTIRDIDVFDQLQDAGNPIKLESRESAIAALRMTRNDIVRALKTERILREHPDFHPDRFDIDLNAFEAIQINNRAKEYGRIFDTTLQIAIDVQKAMTELQEFTSDFP is encoded by the coding sequence ATGACGGTGACGACAATTATGAGAACCGATCTGGAACGGTTATTGATCTCGGAAGCAGAGCTATTGGAATTGACAGGTTTCGATCGCCAACAGATTTTACCATCACTAAAGTTGACTTCACGACAGATCAAAATCCAACGCGCGATCGCCTTAGGGGTTACTGCAATTAACTTTATTTCATTTGCCAGTATCTTTTTGCCGCCACTACGGATTGCGGGGGTAATCTTTTTGATTAGTTTGATATTGGGGGCGTTGAGTTTAGCGATCGAATTTGTGGAAGTAACTGTACTTTTCTTTTGTGTGGCTTTAGGTGCAACTATTTATTCACTTTATATTTTGACAGGAGCGCCATTAGGTATAGTTTTTCTATGCCTTGGATTGGCGATCGCTAGCGGAATTATTGCTTTATTGCTCACAAGATTAATTATGCAGCAATGGCGAATGTCAAAAAATTTACATCGACAAAAAGGTATTCCCAAAGTTATTTTGCGCCTATTTACGGAAGTTGACAAATGCAATAAGACGATCCGTGATATCGATGTATTCGATCAGTTACAAGATGCAGGCAATCCAATCAAATTAGAGTCTAGGGAATCGGCGATCGCGGCCTTAAGAATGACCCGCAATGATATTGTCCGCGCCCTCAAAACTGAACGGATTTTACGGGAGCATCCTGACTTTCATCCCGATCGCTTTGATATTGATTTAAATGCTTTTGAAGCGATCCAGATCAATAATCGAGCAAAGGAATATGGACGTATTTTTGATACGACTTTACAAATTGCGATCGATGTTCAGAAAGCGATGACAGAATTACAAGAATTCACTTCCGATTTTCCATAA
- a CDS encoding R3H domain-containing nucleic acid-binding protein: protein MDSIRKQVTDNLDQLLDILPPRIKSSLELCGGLEQLVEIVMDLGRLPEARYFDSTKYLTDDPITKEDLALCVHQVGEFGGDNRAGIERTLHRISAIRNRKGEIIGLTCRVGRAVYGTIAMIRDLVETGKSILLLGKPGMGKTTALREIARVLADDLNKRVVIIDSSNEIAGDGDIPHPAIGRARRMQVSQPELQHQVMIEAVENHMPEVIVIDEIGTELEALAARTIAERGVQLVGTAHGNQLANLIKNPTLSDLIGGIQSVTLGDEEMRRRGLPQKSILERKAQPTFDIAVEMWERYRWAVHADVAGTIDMLLRDRDPGRQIRAVSDAGEVTTTEEKPKNPEVMRNPAVKGWRATGKLKPIPLDPQVQMRSEIADLTSKISNTAVTELNDASEEEEEEFGDLSSYGAMRERFGTLNVYLYGVSRHQTEQVVQSINLPIEITKDLDEADIVLALRSQIRTSSKVRQVAEARQIPIHAIKTSTLPQITRALRRILHIDESPADTISDLNMFAYGDSEDEIEALEETRLAVEQIVIPKGQPVELLPRSSIIRRMQHELVEHYQLRSESYGSEPNRRLRIFPN from the coding sequence ATGGACTCCATCCGCAAACAAGTTACAGACAACCTCGATCAACTCCTCGATATTCTGCCACCACGCATCAAAAGTAGCCTCGAACTCTGCGGCGGGTTAGAACAACTTGTCGAAATTGTGATGGATCTAGGCAGGTTGCCAGAAGCGCGTTATTTTGACAGTACTAAATATTTAACCGATGACCCGATTACCAAAGAAGATTTAGCCCTCTGTGTGCATCAAGTAGGCGAATTTGGTGGCGACAATCGTGCAGGCATTGAGCGCACCCTGCACCGCATCAGTGCCATCCGCAACCGCAAAGGTGAAATCATTGGGCTAACCTGTCGCGTTGGTCGCGCTGTCTATGGCACGATCGCTATGATTCGCGACTTAGTGGAAACAGGCAAATCGATTTTGTTGCTAGGCAAACCCGGAATGGGCAAAACCACAGCCCTACGCGAGATTGCCCGTGTGCTTGCCGATGACCTGAATAAGCGGGTGGTAATTATAGACTCCTCCAATGAAATCGCTGGTGATGGCGATATTCCTCACCCTGCGATCGGTCGGGCGCGACGGATGCAAGTCTCTCAACCAGAATTGCAGCACCAAGTAATGATCGAGGCAGTGGAAAACCACATGCCTGAAGTAATCGTCATTGATGAAATTGGTACAGAACTCGAAGCATTAGCGGCAAGAACGATCGCTGAGCGTGGGGTGCAACTTGTCGGTACGGCGCATGGTAATCAACTCGCCAATTTAATCAAAAATCCTACGCTCTCAGACTTAATTGGCGGCATTCAATCCGTCACCCTTGGAGATGAAGAAATGCGGCGGCGCGGCTTACCCCAAAAGAGCATCCTTGAACGCAAGGCGCAACCGACCTTTGATATTGCGGTGGAAATGTGGGAGCGTTACCGTTGGGCTGTCCATGCAGATGTCGCGGGAACCATTGATATGCTCCTGCGCGATCGCGACCCCGGCCGTCAGATTCGGGCGGTCAGTGATGCTGGTGAAGTTACGACTACCGAAGAAAAGCCCAAAAATCCTGAAGTGATGCGAAATCCTGCGGTCAAGGGTTGGCGAGCTACAGGTAAACTCAAGCCGATCCCCCTCGATCCACAGGTGCAAATGCGTTCTGAAATTGCTGATTTGACGAGCAAGATTAGTAATACTGCTGTAACAGAATTAAACGATGCTAGCGAAGAAGAGGAAGAGGAATTTGGCGATCTTTCTTCCTATGGGGCGATGCGAGAGCGTTTTGGTACGTTGAATGTTTATCTCTATGGAGTCAGCCGTCATCAAACTGAACAGGTGGTGCAATCGATTAATTTACCAATCGAAATCACTAAGGATCTTGATGAGGCGGACATTGTGTTGGCATTGCGATCGCAGATTCGCACCAGTTCCAAAGTGCGCCAAGTTGCTGAAGCACGTCAGATTCCCATTCACGCGATCAAAACTAGCACCCTCCCCCAAATCACTCGCGCTCTGCGAAGGATTTTACACATTGATGAAAGTCCTGCGGATACGATTAGTGACTTGAATATGTTCGCCTATGGTGACTCTGAGGATGAAATTGAAGCCCTTGAAGAAACTCGTCTCGCTGTCGAGCAGATTGTGATTCCTAAAGGTCAACCAGTGGAGTTACTACCGCGTTCATCGATTATTCGGCGGATGCAGCATGAATTAGTGGAGCATTATCAACTGCGCTCGGAGAGCTACGGCTCCGAACCAAATCGGCGTTTACGCATTTTCCCTAATTAG
- a CDS encoding DUF3386 domain-containing protein, which produces MVTAAPNTQSDTSARDLFQAAYENRYTWDHNFPGLTANVSVAIDGVARTGKAKIAPDLTVEVSMDKPQLVERTTRTPSGEEKTVSVDEGQEWLYNQLRDVVTHRKRKTFDEAHGKSSFNLGATDESGAVEILVTGDSMGSNYKVRGKEISMVSRVMGRIGFVINHLGHLDTGEGYISSLYTAVFRNPMNDEIVRQARFEDIYEKLGNYYVMTKQIVQSNEQGQTKNHEITFDDIQLLG; this is translated from the coding sequence ATGGTTACAGCAGCACCTAATACTCAATCTGATACTAGCGCCCGTGACCTATTTCAGGCTGCTTACGAAAATCGCTATACATGGGATCATAATTTCCCAGGCTTAACTGCCAATGTATCCGTAGCGATCGATGGCGTAGCCCGTACTGGCAAGGCAAAGATTGCGCCAGATCTGACCGTCGAAGTGAGCATGGACAAACCTCAATTGGTTGAGCGCACTACCCGCACCCCTAGCGGTGAAGAAAAGACTGTTTCTGTGGATGAAGGTCAAGAATGGCTATACAACCAACTACGCGATGTGGTGACGCATCGCAAGCGCAAAACCTTTGACGAAGCCCATGGCAAATCATCCTTTAACCTTGGCGCAACTGACGAATCGGGAGCCGTAGAAATTTTGGTTACTGGTGACTCAATGGGGTCAAACTACAAAGTCCGTGGCAAAGAGATCTCGATGGTTAGCCGCGTAATGGGACGGATTGGCTTTGTAATTAATCACCTTGGTCACTTGGATACTGGCGAAGGCTATATTTCATCTCTTTATACGGCGGTGTTTCGTAATCCGATGAATGATGAAATCGTGCGCCAAGCTCGTTTTGAAGATATCTACGAAAAGCTTGGTAATTACTATGTGATGACCAAACAAATCGTGCAATCTAACGAACAAGGTCAAACCAAAAACCATGAAATTACCTTCGATGATATCCAGCTACTAGGCTAG